The following are encoded together in the Ovis aries strain OAR_USU_Benz2616 breed Rambouillet chromosome X, ARS-UI_Ramb_v3.0, whole genome shotgun sequence genome:
- the MAGEH1 gene encoding melanoma-associated antigen H1 gives MPRGRKSRRRRNARAAEENRNSRKIQASETSETPMAASVGSSTPEDDLSCPEEDPNTPEETSTTPEESLSIAQAQKPSVARSNFQGTKKSLLMSILALIFIMGNSAKEALVWKVLGKLGMQPGQQHSIFGDPKKVVTEEFVRRGYLIYKPVPRSSPVEYEFFWGPRAHVESSKLKVMHFVARVRNRCSKDWPCNYDWDSDDDAEVEAILNSGARGYSAP, from the coding sequence ATGCCCCGGGGACGAAAGAGCCGGCGTCGCCGTAATGCAAGGGCCGCAGAGGAGAACCGCAACAGTCGTAAGATTCAGGCCTCAGAAACCTCTGAGACCCCGATGGCCGCCTCTGTGGGCTCGAGCACCCCGGAGGACGACCTGAGCTGCCCAGAGGAAGACCCAAACACTCCAGAGGAGACCTCCACTACTCCTGAGGAATCCTTGAGCATTGCTCAAGCGCAGAAGCCCTCGGTAGCCCGGAGCAACTTTCAAGGCACCAAGAAAAGTCTCCTGATGTCTATATTAGCCCTCATCTTCATCATGGGCAACAGCGCCAAGGAGGCCCTGGTCTGGAAAGTGCTAGGAAAGTTGGGGATGCAGCCTGGCCAGCAGCACAGCATCTTTGGAGATCCAAAGAAGGTCGTTACAGAAGAGTTTGTGCGCAGAGGGTACCTGATTTATAAGCCGGTGCCCCGTAGCAGCCCCGTGGAGTACGAGTTCTTCTGGGGACCTAGAGCACACGTGGAATCAAGCAAGCTGAAAGTCATGCACTTTGTGGCAAGGGTGCGTAACCGGTGCTCCAAGGACTGGCCATGTAATTACGATTGGGATTCTGATGATGATGCAGAAGTTGAGGCTATCCTCAATTCAGGTGCGAGAGGTTATTCTGCTCCTTAG